A stretch of the Capsicum annuum cultivar UCD-10X-F1 chromosome 10, UCD10Xv1.1, whole genome shotgun sequence genome encodes the following:
- the LOC107845321 gene encoding microtubule-associated protein TORTIFOLIA1, producing the protein MASQIPKSSKPTKPSTPSLLIPAKSSSSLSTHLAMIELKQRILTSISKLSDRDTHQIAVEDLEKIIQTLSNDGVSMLLNCLYDASSDPKPAVKKEAVRLLPTVCASHRDFAMIHLGRIIGNVVKRLKDSDSGVRDACRDAIGSLAALYLKGGEGENVGLFVKPLFEGMNENNKTVQSGAALCMAKMVECASDTPVSAFQKMCTRICKYLNSPNFMAKASLLPVVSSLSQVGAIAPQNLEPLLQAIHECLGNTDWATRKAAADTLSALALNSSNLVAGGATSTLTVLEASRFDKIKPVRDSMLEALQHWKKIAGKEDGATDDQKAACLDGETSESAGSSEKKDLRNAVGLLKKRAPALSDRKLNPDFFQKLEARRSSDLPVEVVVPRQCLNSSNAPAEVESEPDKAETGQGILRKGQLDARYSSTESQTSGVSGREHDIDEGDLTQREQSSYRAGFAKNAGPPEGFMTNKGNWLAIQRQLLLLERQQAHLTNMLQDFMGGSHGSMVALENRVRGLERVVEDMARDLSLSAGRRGGTFTARFDESLNRPLGKYNGFHDYSSTKLGRGSEGSIAFGERFVPSDGNSSGMRGRSPPRRSDNPDAWDFHSYGKNGQSGSRRGIGSGSMDARSSKPENEIDQVGTRRGWAKGAGLVRFGEGPSARSIWQASKDEATLEAIRVAGDDNGTARGARVAIPELEAEALTDDNNVQERDPVWTSWTNAMDAFSVGDMDSAFSEVLSTGDDFLLVKLMDRSGPVIDQLSNEVGSEALHAVAQFLLEPNLTDICLSWVQQLLEIVIENGPEVVDIPMEVKKELLLNLNEISSSVDIPEDWEGATPEQLLLQLASAWDIDLQELEK; encoded by the exons ATGGCATCTCAAATACCCAAATCTTCAAAACCCACAAAACCCTCAACCCCATCATTGTTAATCCCTGCAAAATCATCATCCTCATTATCGACTCATTTAGCTATGATTGAGCTAAAACAAAGAATCTTGACATCAATTTCTAAGCTATCTGATAGAGACACTCATCAAATCGCAGTTGAAGATCTCGAAAAAATCATCCAAACCCTCTCAAACGACGGCGTTTCAATGCTCCTCAACTGTCTCTACGACGCCAGCAGCGACCCCAAACCCGCTGTCAAGAAGGAGGCAGTCCGTCTACTCCCAACGGTATGTGCTTCGCATCGCGACTTCGCGATGATCCATTTGGGGAGAATCATTGGAAATGTGGTTAAGAGGCTGAAAGATTCGGATTCAGGGGTGAGGGACGCGTGTCGCGATGCGATTGGATCGTTGGCGGCTTTGTACTTGAAGGGAGGTGAAGGGGAGAATGTGGGGTTGTTCGTGAAGCCGTTGTTTGAAGGGATGAATGAGAATAACAAGACGGTACAGAGTGGTGCGGCGTTGTGTATGGCGAAAATGGTGGAATGTGCTAGCGATACACCTGTATCGGCGTTTCAAAAGATGTGTACGAGGATATGCAAGTACCTTAACAGTCCGAATTTCATGGCGAAAGCTTCTTTGTTGCCTGTTGTATCGAGCTTATCGCAG GTAGGAGCTATAGCACCGCAAAATTTGGAACCTTTATTGCAGGCCATTCACGAATGCCTCGGCAATACAGACTGGGCAACTCGTAAAGCTGCAGCTGATACATTAAGTGCCTTGGCGTTGAATTCAAGCAACTTGGTAGCAGGAGGAGCCACTTCCACTTTAACCGTGCTTGAGGCTTCTCGGTTTGACAAG ATAAAACCTGTGAGAGACAGTATGTTGGAGGCTTTGCAGCACTGGAAGAAAATTGCAGGAAAAGAAGATGGTGCAACAGATGATCAGAAAGCTGCATGTCTTG ATGGTGAAACTTCTGAATCTGCCGGATCATCAGAAAAGAAGGACCTCCGAAATGCTG TGGGCCTATTAAAGAAGAGAGCTCCTGCCTTGTCAGACAGAAAATTGAACCCAGATTTCTTTCAGAAACTTGAAGCAAGGCGTTCAAGTGATTTGCCTGTGGAAGTGGTTGTCCCTCGTCAATGTCTTAATTCATCGAATGCACCAGCTGAAGTAGAGTCTGAGCCCGACAAAGCAGAAACAGGACAGGGAATATTGAGGAAAGGCCAGCTTGATGCTAGGTATAGTAGCACGGAGAGTCAAACTTCTGGGGTAAGTGGCAGAGAACATGATATTGATGAGGGAGATTTGACTCAGAGGGAACAATCGAGTTACCGTGCTGGTTTTGCAAAAAATGCTGGTCCACCTGAGGGGTTTATGACTAACAAAGGAAACTGGCTTGCCATTCAAAGACAATTGTTACTTCTGGAGAGACAACAGGCTCATCTGACGAATATGTTGCAG GATTTCATGGGTGGATCTCATGGTAGCATGGTGGCTCTCGAGAATAGAGTACGTGGCCTTGAAAGAGTCGTTGAAGATATGGCACGTGATTTATCTCTTTCAGCAGGTAGAAGAGGTGGTACTTTTACGGCGAGATTCGATGAATCTCTTAATAGGCCTCTGGGTAAGTATAATGGCTTCCATGATTACTCAAGTACCAAGCTAGGTAGAGGTAGTGAAGGGAGCATCGCATTTGGCGAGAGGTTTGTACCATCTGACGGTAATTCATCAGGTATGAGGGGAAGGAGTCCACCACGTAGATCTGATAATCCTGATGCTTGGGATTTTCATTCGTATGGTAAGAATGGGCAATCAGGCTCTAGGAGAGGTATAGGTAGTGGCTCCATGGATGCTAGGTCATCTAAACCAGAAAACGAGATAGATCAGGTTGGCACCAGGAGGGGATGGGCTAAAGGAGCAGGACTCGTTAGGTTTGGTGAGGGGCCTTCTGCCAGAAGTATCTGGCAAGCCTCGAAGGATGAAGCAACCTTGGAGGCAATCCGTGTGGCTGGTGACGACAATGGAACTGCTCGAGGTGCGAGAGTAGCTATTCCAGAATTAGAGGCTGAAGCACTAACAGATGACAATAATGTGCAAGAGCGTGATCCAGTTTGGACTTCCTGGACCAATGCAATGGATGCATTTTCTGTTGGTGATATGGATTCAGCTTTTTCTGAAGTTTTGTCTACTGGAGATGATTTCTTGCTTGTGAAGCTCATGGATAGATCAGGCCCAGTGATTGATCAACTGTCAAATGAGGTGGGAAGTGAGGCTTTACATGCTGTTGCCCAGTTTCTTCTGGAGCCAAACTTGACAGACATCTGTTTATCGTGGGTCCAACAG TTGCTAGAAATCGTCATAGAAAATGGACCTGAGGTAGTGGACATTCCTATGGAAGTGAAAAAAGAGCTGCTGTTAAATTTGAACGAAATTTCATCATCAGTAGACATACCCGAGGACTGGGAAGGTGCAACACCAGAGCAACTGTTGTTGCAGTTGGCATCTGCTTGGGATATCGATCTACAAGAGCTGGAG
- the LOC107845324 gene encoding uncharacterized protein LOC107845324 translates to MAQTLEAIKGGGGSIKVGTTGKVSTLMSKELDSKKPSSQTPSSSRNKSPTVCGFIAGSAISPKRMKPRTSSDEASSSGTTCKHSNKSPESLRKTKHNSRKTHQIPILESENMSVDGTPISQLKTDRKGHYKVEIVDVKCKSMDRTWAIPIKNSLKKLGFTKLSESSV, encoded by the coding sequence atgGCGCAGACATTAGAAGCCATCAAGGGTGGTGGAGGTTCGATTAAAGTGGGAACTACTGGGAAAGTCAGCACCTTGATGTCGAAAGAATTAGATTCCAAAAAACCGTCTTCTCAGACGCCATCATCGTCTAGGAATAAATCTCCCACAGTTTGCGGTTTCATTGCCGGTAGCGCGATTAGTCCAAAGCGAATGAAGCCGAGAACATCAAGCGACGAAGCGAGCAGCAGCGGAACAACATGTAAGCATAGCAATAAAAGCCCTGAATCGTTAAGGAAGACGAAACACAACAGCAGAAAAACACATCAAATTCCAATACTAGAATCAGAAAACATGTCGGTAGATGGAACTCCTATTAGCCAGCTGAAAACTGACAGAAAGGGACATTACAAGGTGGAAATCGTCGACGTAAAATGCAAAAGTATGGACAGAACTTGGGCTATTCCTATAAAAAATAGCCTAAAGAAGCTCGGTTTCACAAAGCTATCGGAGAGCTCGGTCTAa